Proteins encoded within one genomic window of Pararhizobium capsulatum DSM 1112:
- the rpsS gene encoding 30S ribosomal protein S19 → MARSVWKGPFVDGYLLKKAEKVREGGRSEVIKMWSRRSTILPQFVGLTFGVYNGSKHVPVSVSEDMVGHKFGEFSPTRTYYGHGADKKAKRK, encoded by the coding sequence ATGGCTCGTTCAGTATGGAAAGGTCCGTTTGTTGACGGCTATCTTCTCAAGAAGGCTGAGAAGGTTCGTGAAGGCGGTCGTAGCGAAGTGATCAAGATGTGGAGCCGTCGCTCCACCATCCTGCCGCAGTTCGTCGGTCTGACCTTCGGCGTCTACAACGGTAGCAAGCATGTGCCGGTTTCCGTGTCGGAAGACATGGTCGGTCACAAGTTCGGTGAATTCTCTCCGACCCGGACCTATTACGGTCACGGTGCGGACAAGAAGGCAAAGAGGAAGTAA
- the rplP gene encoding 50S ribosomal protein L16: MLQPKRTKYRKQFKGRIKGVAKGGSDLAFGEFGLKAQEPNRVNAREIEAARRAITRYMKRAGRVWIRVFPDVPVTAKPTEVRMGKGKGSVEYWAAKVKPGRMMFEIDGVSEEIAREALRLGSAKLSVKTRFVQRIAE, encoded by the coding sequence ATGTTGCAGCCAAAGCGTACTAAGTACCGGAAGCAGTTCAAGGGACGCATCAAGGGCGTCGCCAAGGGCGGTTCCGATCTGGCGTTCGGCGAATTCGGCCTGAAGGCTCAGGAACCGAACCGCGTCAACGCCCGTGAGATCGAAGCGGCTCGCCGCGCGATCACCCGTTACATGAAGCGCGCCGGCCGCGTGTGGATCCGCGTCTTCCCAGACGTTCCGGTCACCGCAAAGCCGACCGAAGTCCGCATGGGTAAGGGTAAAGGTTCGGTCGAATACTGGGCAGCCAAGGTCAAGCCCGGCCGAATGATGTTTGAGATCGATGGCGTTAGCGAAGAAATCGCACGCGAGGCTCTGCGCCTCGGCTCCGCCAAGCTCTCGGTTAAGACGCGCTTCGTTCAGCGCATCGCAGAGTAA
- a CDS encoding transcriptional regulator, with product MSTTADNDNNLDGPMVFIIIGKAYQHDGDKEGVDIHVMLRAPDDDTAVREALNALAEEGFLEADLDQIGTLTDVPDEEPHASAYQGALEGEVAIIKFG from the coding sequence ATGAGTACAACCGCCGACAATGACAACAACCTCGACGGCCCGATGGTCTTCATCATCATCGGCAAAGCCTATCAGCACGACGGCGACAAGGAGGGTGTCGACATCCACGTGATGCTGCGTGCGCCCGATGATGACACGGCTGTTCGCGAGGCCTTGAACGCATTGGCGGAGGAAGGCTTCCTGGAAGCCGATCTCGACCAGATCGGCACCCTTACCGATGTACCAGACGAAGAGCCGCATGCCTCAGCCTATCAGGGCGCGCTCGAAGGCGAAGTCGCTATCATCAAGTTCGGCTAG
- the rpsQ gene encoding 30S ribosomal protein S17, translating into MPKRILQGTVVSDKNDKTVVVRVERRFAHPIFQKTVRRSKKYKAHDENNQYKVGDVVSIEECAPISKDKTWTVVSAQV; encoded by the coding sequence ATGCCGAAACGCATTCTGCAGGGCACTGTCGTCAGCGACAAGAATGACAAGACCGTTGTGGTCCGTGTCGAGCGTCGCTTCGCGCACCCGATCTTCCAGAAGACCGTCCGCCGGTCGAAGAAGTACAAGGCGCATGACGAGAACAACCAGTACAAGGTCGGCGACGTCGTTTCCATCGAGGAATGCGCGCCGATCTCCAAGGACAAGACCTGGACCGTGGTGTCTGCTCAGGTTTAA
- the rplC gene encoding 50S ribosomal protein L3, whose amino-acid sequence MRSGVIAQKVGMTRVYNDAGEHIPVTVLRMENCQVVAHRTEDKNGYTAVQLGAGQSKVKNTNKAQRGQFAAASVEPKAKVVEFRVSSDNLIDVGAEITANHFIAGQLVDVTGTSVGKGFAGAMKRHNFGGLRATHGVSVSHRSHGSTGNNQDPGKVWKGKRMAGHMGQTRITTQNLEVVSTDEDRGLILVKGAVPGSKGAWIVVRDAIKSGTPADAPRPAAVRAAK is encoded by the coding sequence ATGCGTTCAGGTGTGATTGCACAGAAAGTTGGGATGACCCGCGTCTATAACGACGCTGGTGAGCATATCCCGGTAACAGTTCTGCGTATGGAAAACTGCCAGGTAGTGGCCCATCGCACGGAAGACAAGAATGGCTACACCGCAGTTCAGCTCGGTGCTGGCCAGTCCAAGGTCAAGAACACGAACAAGGCGCAGCGCGGTCAGTTTGCTGCCGCAAGCGTAGAGCCGAAGGCAAAGGTCGTCGAGTTTCGCGTTTCGTCCGACAACCTCATCGATGTCGGCGCTGAGATCACTGCAAACCATTTCATCGCCGGCCAGCTGGTCGACGTGACTGGTACTTCGGTCGGTAAGGGTTTTGCCGGTGCGATGAAGCGCCACAACTTCGGCGGCCTGCGTGCTACGCACGGCGTGTCCGTCTCTCACCGTTCGCATGGTTCGACAGGTAACAACCAGGATCCGGGTAAGGTCTGGAAGGGCAAGCGCATGGCTGGTCATATGGGCCAGACGCGCATTACCACCCAGAACCTGGAAGTGGTCTCCACCGATGAAGACCGCGGCCTGATCCTCGTCAAGGGCGCCGTACCCGGCTCCAAGGGCGCATGGATCGTCGTTCGCGACGCCATCAAGTCCGGCACTCCGGCTGACGCTCCGCGTCCCGCCGCTGTGCGCGCAGCCAAGTAA
- the rplB gene encoding 50S ribosomal protein L2, producing MALKSFNPTTPSQRQLVIVDRSGLHKGKPVKALTEGLSSKGGRNNTGRITVRYQGGGHKRTYRLIDFKRRKFDVEGTVERLEYDPNRTAFIALINYADGEQAYILAPQRLAAGDKVIASTKQVDVKPGNTMPLQFIPVGSIVHNVEMKPGKGGQIARSAGTYVQLVGRDQGMAILRLNSGEQRLVHSSCLATVGAVSNPDHGNINDGKAGRSVWRGKRPHVRGVVMNPVDHPHGGGEGRTSGGRHPVTPWGKPTKGKRTRSNKSTDKFIMRSRHQRKK from the coding sequence ATGGCATTGAAAAGTTTCAATCCGACGACCCCGAGCCAGCGTCAGCTGGTCATCGTCGACCGGTCCGGCCTTCACAAGGGCAAGCCGGTCAAGGCGTTGACCGAAGGCCTGTCCTCCAAGGGCGGTCGCAATAACACCGGTCGCATTACCGTGCGCTACCAGGGCGGCGGTCACAAGCGGACCTACCGTCTGATCGACTTCAAGCGTCGCAAGTTCGACGTTGAGGGCACCGTAGAGCGTCTGGAATATGACCCGAACCGTACGGCGTTCATTGCGCTGATCAACTACGCGGACGGCGAACAGGCCTACATCCTCGCTCCGCAGCGTCTCGCTGCAGGCGACAAGGTCATCGCTTCCACGAAGCAGGTTGACGTGAAGCCCGGCAACACCATGCCGCTTCAATTCATCCCGGTTGGCTCGATCGTGCACAACGTTGAAATGAAGCCGGGCAAGGGCGGTCAGATCGCCCGTTCGGCAGGCACCTACGTTCAGCTCGTCGGTCGCGACCAGGGCATGGCGATCCTTCGCCTCAACTCTGGCGAACAGCGCCTCGTGCATTCTTCGTGCCTGGCAACTGTTGGTGCCGTATCGAACCCCGATCACGGCAACATCAACGACGGCAAGGCCGGTCGCTCCGTATGGCGCGGCAAGCGTCCGCACGTTCGCGGCGTCGTCATGAACCCGGTCGACCATCCGCACGGCGGTGGTGAAGGCCGCACATCCGGTGGCCGCCACCCGGTTACCCCGTGGGGCAAGCCGACCAAGGGCAAGCGCACGCGTTCGAACAAGTCCACGGACAAGTTCATCATGCGTTCGCGCCATCAGCGTAAGAAGTAA
- the rpsC gene encoding 30S ribosomal protein S3: MGQKINPIGFRLGINRTWDSRWFADNAEYGQLLHEDLKIRAYLLEELKQAGIAKVVIERPHKKCRVTIHSARPGLIIGKKGADIEKLRKKLSEMTNSETHLNIVEVRKPEVDATLVAQSIAQQLERRVAFRRAMKRSVQSAMRLGAEGIKITCGGRLGGAEIARTEWYREGRVPLHTLRADIDYGVAEAKTAFGICGIKVWIFKGEILEHDPMASERRASESDAQGPSSNNRRRENA, translated from the coding sequence ATGGGTCAGAAGATTAATCCGATTGGTTTCCGTCTGGGCATCAACCGTACCTGGGACAGCCGTTGGTTCGCCGACAATGCCGAGTACGGTCAGCTTCTTCACGAAGACCTCAAGATTCGTGCCTACCTGCTTGAAGAACTCAAGCAGGCCGGTATCGCCAAGGTCGTAATCGAGCGTCCGCACAAGAAGTGCCGCGTCACGATCCACTCGGCTCGTCCGGGCCTGATCATCGGCAAGAAGGGTGCAGACATCGAAAAGCTTCGCAAGAAGCTTTCCGAGATGACGAATTCTGAAACGCACCTCAACATCGTTGAAGTTCGTAAGCCGGAAGTCGACGCAACCCTCGTTGCTCAGTCGATTGCCCAGCAGCTCGAGCGCCGCGTGGCTTTCCGCCGTGCGATGAAGCGTTCGGTTCAGTCTGCTATGCGTCTTGGCGCCGAAGGCATCAAGATCACCTGCGGTGGCCGCCTCGGCGGTGCTGAAATCGCCCGTACGGAATGGTACCGTGAAGGTCGCGTTCCGTTGCACACGCTGCGCGCCGACATCGACTACGGTGTTGCCGAAGCAAAGACTGCTTTCGGTATCTGCGGCATCAAGGTCTGGATCTTCAAGGGCGAAATCCTTGAGCATGATCCGATGGCATCCGAACGCCGCGCAAGCGAAAGCGATGCACAAGGCCCGAGCAGCAATAACCGCCGTCGTGAAAACGCCTAA
- the rplD gene encoding 50S ribosomal protein L4 gives MDLNVTTLEGKEAGKVSLSDAIFGLEPREDIIARVVRWQLAKKQQGTHKAKGRAEVARTGAKMFKQKGTGRARHHSARAPQFRGGGKAHGPVVRSHAHDLPKKVRALGLRHALSAKLRAEGVIIVDNLVAAEAKTKVLAGQFASLGLTNALIIGGAELDNNFKLAAQNIPNVDVLPVQGINVYDILRRGKLVLSKAAVEALEERFK, from the coding sequence ATGGATCTCAATGTAACCACCCTTGAGGGAAAAGAAGCCGGCAAGGTCTCCTTGTCCGACGCGATTTTCGGCCTTGAGCCCCGCGAAGACATCATCGCTCGCGTTGTTCGCTGGCAGCTTGCCAAGAAGCAGCAGGGCACTCACAAGGCGAAGGGTCGCGCTGAAGTCGCCCGCACCGGCGCCAAGATGTTCAAGCAGAAGGGTACGGGCCGCGCTCGTCACCATTCGGCTCGTGCACCGCAGTTCCGCGGCGGCGGTAAGGCTCATGGTCCGGTTGTTCGCAGCCACGCCCATGACCTGCCGAAGAAAGTTCGTGCTCTCGGCCTGCGCCATGCGCTGTCGGCCAAGCTTCGCGCTGAAGGCGTGATCATCGTCGACAACCTGGTTGCTGCTGAAGCAAAAACCAAGGTTCTTGCCGGTCAGTTCGCTTCGCTCGGCCTCACCAACGCACTGATCATCGGCGGCGCCGAGCTTGACAACAACTTCAAGCTTGCTGCTCAGAACATCCCGAACGTGGACGTTCTGCCGGTTCAGGGCATCAATGTTTACGACATTCTGCGTCGCGGCAAGCTCGTGCTGTCCAAGGCTGCAGTGGAAGCTCTAGAGGAGCGTTTCAAGTGA
- a CDS encoding acid phosphatase: protein MRKLANILAVTLLIALVSPVFAEDAKPFADATEINLLDLLPPPPADDSAQTRAELGEILTLQVTRTPEEAALATADDAEEIWRFANVINNPKFTKENLPKFSAFFDRIVATEGAVIDPAKKFWKRPRPYLYSDLVKPIVELSKSGAYPSGHTTLGTVMGIVLSNMVPEQKAAIMTRAWEYGHNRMVAGVHYATDIEAGRISGTVISQTIMTHDDFKAEFEAAKSELRTVLGLTHA, encoded by the coding sequence ATGCGCAAGCTAGCCAACATTCTCGCCGTCACACTTTTGATTGCCCTCGTCTCCCCGGTGTTTGCGGAAGACGCCAAGCCGTTTGCCGACGCGACCGAAATCAATCTCCTTGATCTGCTGCCCCCGCCGCCAGCGGACGATTCCGCGCAGACCCGCGCCGAGCTGGGCGAAATTCTTACCCTGCAGGTTACCCGCACGCCGGAAGAAGCGGCGCTTGCGACAGCCGACGATGCAGAGGAAATCTGGCGCTTCGCCAACGTGATCAACAACCCGAAGTTCACGAAGGAAAACCTGCCGAAGTTCTCTGCCTTTTTTGACCGTATCGTCGCAACGGAAGGCGCCGTGATCGACCCTGCCAAGAAGTTCTGGAAGCGTCCGCGTCCATATCTCTACAGCGATCTCGTCAAGCCGATCGTCGAACTTTCGAAGTCAGGCGCCTACCCTTCCGGCCACACGACACTTGGAACCGTAATGGGCATCGTTCTGTCGAACATGGTTCCTGAACAGAAGGCAGCGATCATGACGCGGGCCTGGGAATATGGTCACAACCGCATGGTTGCTGGCGTTCACTACGCCACCGACATCGAAGCCGGCCGCATTTCCGGAACGGTCATCTCACAGACCATCATGACACATGACGATTTCAAGGCTGAATTCGAAGCAGCGAAGTCTGAGCTGCGCACCGTTCTCGGGCTTACTCACGCCTGA
- the fusA gene encoding elongation factor G, with protein sequence MAREYKIEDYRNFGIMAHIDAGKTTTTERILYYTGKSHKIGEVHDGAATMDWMEQEQERGITITSAATTTFWKGRDGKMRRFNIIDTPGHVDFTIEVERSLRVLDGAIALLDANAGVEPQTETVWRQAEKYHVPRMIFCNKMDKTGADFYRSVDMIKSRLGAIPVVMQLPIGAETEFKGVIDLIEMNALIWRDESLGAQWDVVEIPEDMKDKAEEYRELLIETVVDIDETAMENYLNGVMPDNDQIRALVRRGTIDVKFHPMFCGTAFKNKGVQPLLDAVCDYLPSPLDIPSIKGIDVKTEAEIERHPSDEEPLSMLAFKIMNDPFVGSLTFARIYSGKLEKGTSVMNTVKEKRERVGRMLQMHSNSREDIEEAFAGDIVALAGLKETTTGDTLCDPLKQVILERMEFPEPVIQIAIEPKTKGDQEKMGLALNRLAAEDPSFRVKTDEESGQTIIAGMGELHLDILVDRMRREFKVEATVGAPQVAYRESITKKHEEDYTHKKQSGGTGQFARVKIIFEPNEEGDDFKFESKIVGGAIPKEYIPGVQKGIESVLSSGPLAGFPMLGVKATLIDGAFHDVDSSVLAFEIASRACFREAAKKAGAQLLEPMMKVEVVTPEDYVGDVIGDLNSRRGQIQGQESRGVAVVISANVPLANMFKYVDNLRSMSQGRAQYTMTFDHYAPVPSNVSQEIQAKYSGQK encoded by the coding sequence ATGGCTCGCGAATATAAAATCGAAGACTACCGCAATTTCGGTATCATGGCGCACATCGACGCCGGCAAGACCACGACGACTGAGCGTATCCTGTACTACACCGGCAAGTCCCACAAGATCGGCGAAGTCCACGACGGCGCTGCGACCATGGACTGGATGGAGCAGGAGCAGGAACGCGGCATCACCATCACGTCCGCTGCGACCACGACCTTCTGGAAGGGTCGCGATGGCAAGATGCGCCGCTTCAACATCATCGACACCCCCGGCCACGTTGACTTCACGATCGAAGTCGAGCGTTCGCTGCGCGTTCTCGACGGTGCGATCGCTCTGCTCGACGCCAATGCCGGTGTTGAGCCGCAAACGGAAACCGTCTGGCGTCAGGCTGAAAAGTATCACGTTCCGCGGATGATCTTCTGCAACAAGATGGACAAGACCGGCGCTGATTTCTATCGCTCGGTTGACATGATCAAGTCCCGTCTCGGTGCGATCCCGGTCGTCATGCAGCTGCCGATCGGCGCTGAAACCGAATTCAAAGGCGTTATCGATCTGATCGAGATGAACGCTCTGATCTGGCGCGATGAATCGCTCGGCGCACAGTGGGATGTTGTCGAGATCCCGGAAGACATGAAGGACAAGGCGGAAGAATACCGCGAACTCCTCATCGAAACCGTTGTCGACATCGACGAAACGGCTATGGAAAATTACCTGAACGGTGTCATGCCTGACAACGATCAGATCCGTGCGCTCGTTCGCCGCGGCACCATCGACGTGAAGTTCCACCCGATGTTCTGCGGTACGGCTTTCAAGAACAAGGGCGTTCAGCCTCTGCTCGACGCCGTCTGCGATTATCTGCCGTCGCCGCTCGACATTCCGTCGATCAAGGGCATCGACGTCAAGACCGAAGCTGAGATCGAACGTCATCCTTCCGATGAAGAGCCGCTTTCCATGCTCGCCTTCAAGATCATGAACGACCCCTTCGTTGGTTCGCTCACGTTCGCCCGCATCTATTCCGGCAAGCTCGAAAAGGGCACGTCGGTCATGAACACTGTCAAGGAAAAGCGCGAGCGCGTCGGCCGCATGCTGCAGATGCATTCCAACTCCCGTGAAGACATCGAAGAAGCCTTTGCCGGCGACATCGTTGCTCTCGCAGGTCTCAAGGAAACCACCACCGGCGATACGCTCTGCGATCCGCTGAAGCAGGTTATCCTCGAGCGCATGGAATTCCCTGAGCCGGTCATCCAGATCGCAATCGAGCCGAAGACCAAGGGCGACCAGGAAAAGATGGGCCTCGCGCTCAACCGCCTGGCTGCTGAAGATCCTTCGTTCCGCGTCAAGACGGATGAAGAATCCGGTCAGACGATCATCGCCGGCATGGGCGAACTTCACCTCGATATTCTCGTTGACCGCATGCGTCGCGAGTTCAAGGTTGAAGCCACCGTCGGCGCGCCGCAGGTTGCCTATCGTGAATCGATCACGAAGAAGCACGAGGAAGATTACACGCACAAGAAGCAGTCCGGCGGTACCGGCCAGTTCGCGCGCGTCAAGATCATCTTCGAACCGAATGAAGAAGGCGACGACTTCAAGTTTGAATCCAAGATCGTTGGTGGTGCTATTCCGAAGGAATATATCCCAGGCGTCCAGAAGGGCATCGAAAGCGTTCTGTCCTCGGGTCCGCTTGCTGGCTTCCCGATGCTGGGCGTCAAGGCGACACTCATCGACGGTGCATTCCACGATGTTGACTCTTCGGTTCTCGCGTTCGAAATAGCCTCCCGCGCCTGCTTCCGTGAAGCGGCAAAGAAGGCTGGCGCACAGCTGCTCGAACCGATGATGAAGGTCGAAGTCGTGACGCCGGAAGATTACGTCGGCGACGTTATCGGTGACCTGAACTCCCGTCGTGGCCAGATTCAGGGCCAGGAATCGCGCGGCGTAGCCGTCGTGATCTCCGCGAACGTGCCGCTGGCGAACATGTTCAAGTACGTGGACAACCTGCGCTCGATGAGCCAGGGCCGTGCTCAGTACACGATGACCTTCGATCACTATGCGCCGGTTCCGTCGAACGTGTCGCAGGAAATCCAGGCGAAGTACTCCGGTCAGAAGTGA
- the rpmC gene encoding 50S ribosomal protein L29: MKAADVRALSADQLNEELAKLKKEQFNLRFQKATGQLEKSSRINEVRKDIARVKTIARQKAAEAKA, from the coding sequence ATGAAAGCTGCAGATGTTCGCGCGCTGAGCGCCGATCAACTCAACGAAGAGCTGGCAAAGCTGAAGAAGGAGCAGTTCAACCTGCGCTTCCAGAAGGCAACCGGCCAGCTCGAAAAGTCGTCGCGCATTAATGAAGTCCGTAAGGACATCGCGCGCGTAAAAACCATTGCCCGCCAGAAGGCGGCGGAAGCCAAGGCTTAA
- a CDS encoding 50S ribosomal protein L23: MTDLRHYDVIVSPSITEKSTLVSENNQIVFNVAKGASKPEIKAAVEALFGVKVTAVNTLVRKGKLKRFRGFAGRQSDVKKAIVTLADGQSIDVSTGL; this comes from the coding sequence GTGACCGATCTTCGCCACTATGATGTGATCGTCTCTCCGTCGATCACGGAAAAGTCGACCCTGGTATCTGAAAACAACCAGATCGTCTTTAACGTCGCCAAGGGTGCTTCCAAGCCTGAAATCAAGGCTGCCGTCGAAGCTCTGTTCGGCGTCAAGGTTACGGCCGTGAACACGCTCGTCCGCAAGGGCAAGCTCAAGCGCTTCCGTGGCTTCGCTGGCCGGCAGTCGGACGTCAAGAAGGCAATCGTCACGCTCGCTGACGGTCAGTCCATCGACGTCTCTACCGGGCTCTAA
- the rpsL gene encoding 30S ribosomal protein S12: MPTVNQLIRKPRQAQVKRNKVPALQENPQKRGVCTRVYTTTPKKPNSALRKVAKIRLTNGFEVIGYIPGEGHNLQEHSVVMIRGGRVKDLPGVRYHIIRGVLDTQGVKNRKQRRSKYGAKRPK; this comes from the coding sequence ATGCCTACCGTAAACCAGCTGATCCGTAAGCCGCGTCAGGCACAGGTAAAGCGCAATAAGGTTCCTGCTCTGCAGGAAAACCCGCAGAAGCGTGGCGTTTGCACGCGCGTTTACACAACGACCCCGAAGAAGCCGAACTCGGCGCTGCGTAAGGTTGCCAAGATTCGTCTGACGAACGGCTTCGAAGTCATCGGCTACATTCCCGGTGAAGGTCACAACCTTCAGGAACACTCCGTGGTCATGATCCGCGGCGGTCGCGTCAAGGACTTGCCGGGCGTTCGTTATCACATCATCCGCGGCGTTCTCGATACCCAGGGTGTCAAGAACCGTAAGCAGCGCCGTTCCAAGTATGGTGCGAAGCGTCCGAAGTAA
- the rpsG gene encoding 30S ribosomal protein S7, giving the protein MSRRHSAEKREINPDPKFGDLVVTKFMNAIMLHGKKSVAENIVYGAFDLVQGKLKQEPVTVFHSALDNIAPHVEVRSRRVGGATYQVPVDVRPERRQALAIRWLIAAARKRNETTMVDRLCGELMDAANNRGSAVKKREDTHKMADANRAFSHYRW; this is encoded by the coding sequence ATGTCCCGTCGTCATAGTGCAGAAAAGCGCGAGATCAATCCGGATCCGAAGTTCGGTGATCTGGTCGTCACCAAGTTCATGAACGCTATCATGCTTCATGGTAAGAAGTCGGTCGCTGAAAACATCGTTTACGGTGCCTTCGACCTGGTACAGGGCAAGCTGAAGCAGGAGCCGGTCACCGTGTTCCATTCGGCTCTCGACAACATCGCTCCGCACGTCGAAGTTCGTTCGCGTCGCGTCGGTGGTGCAACTTACCAGGTTCCAGTCGATGTTCGCCCTGAGCGCCGTCAGGCTCTTGCTATCCGTTGGTTGATTGCTGCTGCTCGCAAGCGCAACGAAACCACCATGGTCGATCGCCTCTGCGGCGAACTCATGGATGCCGCGAACAACCGTGGCAGCGCTGTCAAGAAGCGCGAAGACACACACAAGATGGCTGACGCAAACCGCGCCTTCTCGCATTATCGCTGGTAA
- the rpsJ gene encoding 30S ribosomal protein S10 gives MNGQNIRIRLKAFDHRILDASTREIVSTAKRTGASVRGPVPLPTRIEKFTVNRSPHVDKKSREQFEMRTHKRLLDIVDPTPQTVDALMKLDLAAGVDVEIKL, from the coding sequence ATGAACGGCCAGAATATCCGCATCCGCCTCAAGGCGTTTGATCATCGGATTCTTGACGCCTCTACGCGGGAAATCGTTTCGACGGCCAAGCGCACGGGTGCTTCGGTCCGTGGCCCGGTGCCGCTTCCGACGCGGATTGAGAAGTTCACAGTCAACCGCTCGCCCCACGTAGACAAGAAGAGCCGCGAACAGTTCGAGATGCGTACGCACAAGCGTCTTCTCGACATCGTCGATCCGACCCCGCAGACCGTTGACGCGCTGATGAAGCTCGACCTCGCTGCCGGCGTCGACGTCGAAATCAAGCTTTAA
- the tuf gene encoding elongation factor Tu, whose product MAKSKFERNKPHVNIGTIGHVDHGKTSLTAAITKYFGEFKAYDQIDAAPEEKARGITISTAHVEYETPARHYAHVDCPGHADYVKNMITGAAQMDGAILVCSAADGPMPQTREHILLARQVGVPAIVVFLNKVDQVDDAELLELVELEVRELLSSYDFPGDDIPIIKGSALAALEDSDKKIGEDSIRELMAAVDAYIPTPERPINLPFLLPIEDVFSISGRGTVVTGRVERGIVKVGEEVEIVGIRPTTKTTVTGVEMFRKLLDQGQAGDNIGALIRGVTRDGVERGQILCKPGSVKPHKKFMAEAYILTKEEGGRHTPFFTNYRPQFYFRTTDVTGIVSLPEGTEMVMPGDNVTVSVELIVPIAMEEKLRFAIREGGRTVGAGIVASIVE is encoded by the coding sequence ATGGCAAAGAGCAAATTTGAGCGCAACAAGCCGCACGTTAACATTGGCACGATCGGCCACGTTGACCATGGCAAGACGTCGCTGACGGCGGCGATCACGAAGTATTTCGGCGAGTTCAAGGCGTACGACCAGATCGACGCTGCCCCGGAAGAAAAGGCGCGCGGCATCACCATTTCGACGGCGCACGTCGAATATGAGACGCCTGCCCGTCACTACGCGCACGTCGACTGCCCCGGCCACGCCGACTACGTCAAGAACATGATCACCGGTGCGGCGCAGATGGACGGCGCGATCCTGGTTTGCTCGGCTGCCGACGGCCCGATGCCGCAGACCCGCGAGCACATCCTGCTTGCCCGTCAGGTTGGCGTTCCGGCGATCGTCGTGTTCCTCAACAAGGTCGACCAGGTTGACGACGCCGAGCTTCTCGAGCTGGTCGAGCTTGAAGTTCGCGAACTTCTGTCGTCCTACGACTTCCCGGGCGATGACATCCCGATCATCAAGGGCTCGGCTCTTGCTGCTCTGGAAGATTCGGACAAGAAGATCGGGGAAGACTCGATCCGCGAGCTGATGGCTGCTGTCGACGCCTACATCCCGACGCCTGAGCGTCCGATCAACCTGCCGTTCCTGCTGCCGATCGAAGACGTGTTCTCGATCTCGGGCCGTGGTACGGTTGTGACCGGCCGCGTCGAGCGCGGTATCGTCAAGGTTGGCGAAGAAGTCGAGATTGTCGGCATCCGCCCGACTACCAAGACGACGGTTACCGGCGTTGAAATGTTCCGCAAGCTGCTCGACCAGGGCCAGGCCGGCGACAACATCGGCGCGCTGATCCGCGGCGTCACCCGTGACGGCGTTGAGCGTGGCCAGATCCTGTGCAAGCCGGGTTCGGTCAAGCCGCACAAGAAGTTCATGGCAGAAGCCTACATCCTGACGAAGGAAGAGGGCGGCCGTCATACGCCGTTCTTCACCAACTACCGTCCGCAGTTCTACTTCCGCACGACGGACGTGACCGGCATCGTTTCGCTGCCGGAAGGCACGGAAATGGTTATGCCGGGCGACAACGTCACGGTTTCCGTCGAGCTGATCGTTCCGATCGCGATGGAAGAAAAGCTGCGCTTCGCAATCCGCGAAGGCGGCCGTACCGTCGGCGCCGGCATCGTGGCCTCGATCGTCGAGTAA
- the rplV gene encoding 50S ribosomal protein L22 produces MGKAKAERRLKDNEAQAVARTIRVSPQKLNLVAAMIRGKKVDRALAELEFSRKRISDTVKKTLESAIANAENNHDLDVDSLIVAEAFVGKSITMKRFHARGRGRASRIEKPFAHLTIIVREVEAKGEAA; encoded by the coding sequence ATGGGCAAGGCAAAAGCCGAACGCCGGCTGAAGGATAATGAGGCGCAGGCAGTTGCGCGCACGATCCGCGTCAGCCCCCAGAAGCTCAACCTGGTTGCCGCGATGATCCGCGGCAAGAAGGTCGATCGCGCTCTGGCCGAACTGGAATTCTCGCGCAAGCGCATCTCCGACACGGTCAAGAAGACCCTCGAGTCGGCGATCGCAAACGCTGAGAACAACCACGACCTCGACGTTGACTCGCTCATCGTCGCGGAAGCCTTTGTTGGCAAGTCGATCACCATGAAGCGTTTCCACGCCCGTGGCCGCGGTCGTGCATCGCGTATCGAAAAGCCGTTCGCTCACCTGACGATCATCGTTCGTGAAGTGGAAGCCAAAGGGGAGGCCGCATAA